From a single Lytechinus pictus isolate F3 Inbred unplaced genomic scaffold, Lp3.0 scaffold_19, whole genome shotgun sequence genomic region:
- the LOC129259895 gene encoding 5-hydroxytryptamine receptor 4-like: MSSPGEMNTTTDEMMTGSDGGGSKEFRFTDYNQRLILAITFIVISVIGSIGNSIVIAAVAMSRKLRTATNVFVVSLAIADLLTNLFLPWNVVALLNEDRSQWPMEESFCVMAAIILYTCVGSSVYSLASIALNRFVLITQPIHVYHHYYSKVRMGIMVLFTWIIPLFLSLLPLIFGLGQLGYDSKYGTCTHKTSHPLSDYYSLTQAVIIYPIPLTVILVSYVAIYVHVRAHTKTITEVQDTSESSSSTHKPKRRESTARRSISKRQVEITKNLFYVVCAFVLCITPYCASLVIPGSEPFIPWAGAIILMNACINPVIYATKHPHFKKVMFAIIRCRLSAIPEPSSDCLRAQGQPIPSR, translated from the coding sequence ATGTCTTCACCTGGTGAGATGAACACGACGACCGATGAGATGATGACCGGAAGCGATGGTGGTGGCAGTAAAGAATTCCGGTTCACTGACTACAATCAGCGACTGATCCTAGCCATCACATTCATCGTCATCTCTGTTATCGGATCAATAGGCAACAGTATCGTCATCGCTGCTGTAGCCATGTCAAGGAAACTTCGGACTGCCACCAATGTCTTCGTGGTCAGTCTCGCCATTGCTGACCTCCTCACCAACCTGTTCTTGCCATGGAACGTTGTTGCTTTGTTGAACGAGGACCGATCACAGTGGCCCATGGAGGAGTCATTCTGCGTGATGGCCGCTATCATTCTCTATACCTGTGTCGGGTCGAGTGTCTACAGTCTTGCTTCAATCGCTCTGAATCGCTTCGTCCTAATCACCCAGCCAATACACGTGTATCACCACTACTACTCCAAAGTTAGAATGGGTATCATGGTCTTGTTCACTTGGATAATTCCTCTGTTCCTGTCTCTCTTGCCTCTCATCTTTGGGCTTGGACAGCTAGGATATGATTCAAAGTACGGTACGTGTACTCACAAGACCTCACATCCGTTGTCCGATTACTACAGCCTGACCCAAGCAGTCATCATCTACCCGATCCCATTAACAGTCATCCTGGTGTCCTATGTGGCTATCTACGTCCATGTCCGTGCTCATACCAAGACCATTACAGAGGTCCAGGATACGTCAGAGTCCTCATCATCAACGCACAAACCAAAAAGGCGGGAAAGTACCGCTCGACGATCAATCAGCAAACGCCAAGTTGAGATCACCAAGAACCTCTTTTATGTCGTCTGTGCGTTTGTCCTCTGCATCACGCCATACTGTGCTAGCTTGGTGATCCCAGGTTCGGAACCCTTCATACCATGGGCTGGGGCTATCATCCTCATGAATGCTTGTATCAATCCGGTCATATATGCCACCAAGCACCCGCACTTTAAGAAGGTGATGTTTGCGATCATCAGATGTCGGCTATCGGCGATTCCTGAACCAAGTTCAGACTGTTTACGCGCTCAAGGTCAGCCGATACCATCAAGATGA